ATATTATAGTTGAAAAATTCATTCTCAGAAATTTAGTTTTAAATCGAAATTATCTAATTACGAAGATTTGCGTCGAGACGCATTTAATTCACTGTCAATCGAGTGAATTAGGGTAGACCCTAAATTTAACATTAAAATCATTGAAATTTTGAGGAGGTGAAAATAAATGAGTTTATACGATAAAGTTTTAAAAATGGGGTTTAAAAAAGCTGAATCATTAATTCGGACTGGATATGTAAAAGTTAACAACCAAATTTGTTATTTGCCAAGTCAAAAAATTTCAAATTTAGACTACGTTAGTGTGAAAGAAAAGTCTGACTATGTATCTCGGGGCGCGTTAAAATTACTTGCTGCTTATGAAAATTTTGAACTTGATTTTAAAGGGAAAACTATTTTGGACATAGGCGCATCAAAAGGCGGTTTCACACAAATATGCCTTAAAAAGGGTGCGAAAAAAGTTTATGCACTTGATTCAGGAACTAATCAGCTTGATTATTCGCTGCGAATCAATCCTAAAGTTTTTGTTAAAGAAAAAACCAATATTAAACATGTTAATAAAGGTTTTTTTGATGATAAAATTGATTTAATTGTTTGTGATGTTTCTTTTATTAGCCTTAAAAAAGTCTTGGATGTTGTAAAAAATTTGCTAGATGAGGGTAAAAATTTCATCGCTCTTTTAAAGCCGCAATTTGAAGCAAGTTCAAAATATGTTCAAAAAGGTGGTAAGGTTGCCAAAGAATATCACAAGTTTTTAATTGATCGAATTGTCAAATTCGCAAAACCTAATTTTGAACTAAAAAATTTTATGGAATCACCGATTAAAGGTTTAAAATCAAAAAATACTGAATATTTTTTGCATTTTGTTAGAAAAAATGATTGATTTTAAAAAATTTTTCCCATTTTTAAATAAAGTTGTTTATTTAGATTCTGCGGCAATGATGCAAAAACCAATATCTGTAATTGAAAAAATTAACGAATTTTACTTAAATTTTGCCGTTAATACCCATTCACAAAATTCCAAAATTGCCTATGAAAATCTTGCAAAAATTGCAAAAACACGCGAAAAAATTGCTAAATTTATTGATGCAGAATCTGAAGAAATCATGTTCAATTCAGGAACAACAGAAGCGATCAACTTATTTGCTAGTATGATTAAAAAATTTTTAAAAAAAGGCGATCAAATTTTACTATCTCCGCTCAACCATTCCTCAAATTTAATTGTTTGAATTAAAATAGCAAAAGAAATTGGTGCTGAAATTATTTATAGTAAGAAAATAATTGACAAAATTTCGTCCAAAACTAGAATTATTGCGTTTTCACAGACAAATAATTCTATTTTACTAAACTTAAATTTAGACGAAATTTGAAAAAAAGCTATAAAATACGATGTTTTTGTTCTTAATGATGCAACTCAAGCAATAAGTTATCAAAAAGTTAGTCTAAATTTTTGTCACGCTGTCGCATTTAGCTCTAATAAATTTTACGGGCCTACTGGCTTAGGTGTTCTTGCAATTAAAAAAAATCTCATTAATAAATTAGAACCAACTAAATTTGGTGGGGGGACAATTGCAAGTCTAAATTCTGAAAATATATTTTATTACAACAATTATCGAAAATTTGAACCTGGCACATTAAATTTTGCAGCAATTTGAGGTCTTGATGCTGCAATTAATTTTGTAAATAATATCGGAATCAAAAATATTTCAAAAAGGCTTGAAATTTTGAGTAATTATTTATACGAAAAACTAGAAAAAATTAAAGATATTGAAATTTTTTCTAAAAAAGGAGACCATATTTTGCTTTTCAATATTAAGGGATTCAACTCCTCAGATATTGCATCTTATCTTGGAAACAATAATATTTATGTCCGAAGCGGAACATTTTGCGTTCCTTTTTTAAAAAAAATACTGAAAAAAAATAGTTTTGTTCGTATTTCACTGGCGTTTTACAATGATTTTAGTGATATCGATAATTTGATTGAACATTTAGAAAAAAAGGAGTTTTTAGATTTTGTATAAAGATTTTAATAAAAGACGAGATATTATTTTAAATGCAAATAAAAAATTTAAAGAAAAAATTCGGGTATGTGTTTCAAAAAATAATCAAATTAACCAAAATTGCGAAGATAGTGTTAGTCTTGATTTAGAAATTTTGGAAAATAAGCTAAAAAAAATTCAATTTTGCGCTTCTGGGTGCAGCCTTTTAATAGCAAGTTGTTATTTGTTTGAAAAAATTTTACTCGACAAAACCATTCAAGAGACCAAAAATTTACTAAATAAATATAATGAAATGATTAATTTTCAAAAAATTATACCCGATTTGTATGACTTAAATGCTTTATTTATGGTAAAAAATCATCAAAATCGTGTTGTTTGCGTGAGTTTGGCAAAAAA
The sequence above is a segment of the Mesomycoplasma flocculare ATCC 27399 genome. Coding sequences within it:
- a CDS encoding aminotransferase class V-fold PLP-dependent enzyme, producing MIDFKKFFPFLNKVVYLDSAAMMQKPISVIEKINEFYLNFAVNTHSQNSKIAYENLAKIAKTREKIAKFIDAESEEIMFNSGTTEAINLFASMIKKFLKKGDQILLSPLNHSSNLIVWIKIAKEIGAEIIYSKKIIDKISSKTRIIAFSQTNNSILLNLNLDEIWKKAIKYDVFVLNDATQAISYQKVSLNFCHAVAFSSNKFYGPTGLGVLAIKKNLINKLEPTKFGGGTIASLNSENIFYYNNYRKFEPGTLNFAAIWGLDAAINFVNNIGIKNISKRLEILSNYLYEKLEKIKDIEIFSKKGDHILLFNIKGFNSSDIASYLGNNNIYVRSGTFCVPFLKKILKKNSFVRISLAFYNDFSDIDNLIEHLEKKEFLDFV
- a CDS encoding iron-sulfur cluster assembly scaffold protein, with protein sequence MYKDFNKRRDIILNANKKFKEKIRVCVSKNNQINQNCEDSVSLDLEILENKLKKIQFCASGCSLLIASCYLFEKILLDKTIQETKNLLNKYNEMINFQKIIPDLYDLNALFMVKNHQNRVVCVSLAKNLLRKVIKNYGKNQNK
- a CDS encoding TlyA family RNA methyltransferase produces the protein MSLYDKVLKMGFKKAESLIRTGYVKVNNQICYLPSQKISNLDYVSVKEKSDYVSRGALKLLAAYENFELDFKGKTILDIGASKGGFTQICLKKGAKKVYALDSGTNQLDYSLRINPKVFVKEKTNIKHVNKGFFDDKIDLIVCDVSFISLKKVLDVVKNLLDEGKNFIALLKPQFEASSKYVQKGGKVAKEYHKFLIDRIVKFAKPNFELKNFMESPIKGLKSKNTEYFLHFVRKNDWF